Proteins encoded in a region of the Pseudomonas shahriarae genome:
- the tssA gene encoding type VI secretion system protein TssA, whose amino-acid sequence MVYSDKLSAYYLKLARSPISVDCFAGEDMRFSAGYEALESELEKARSIHGNSQPDWQSVVDQSEALLRHESKDLRVVAWLTWALYQRESFSGLLAGLGLLRDLCEHHWATVHPLKQRTRIAAFGWLVQRIEPVLAQSFSLKHQRSLFQCLAEQLSDLDQLWVRHLGDDAPLLLAARRQLADKLQQAQENDPPPSGVSGVVAQVKQVATQLLAPEPVVNNEKDVHRLLRTLQDGARPLCTWWLRQNATDLRALRLNRTLGWLGITGLPDSNSEQITPLRGLLPDKLKRYQERFAQGHYADLLLELEASLAGAPFWFDGVRMLWECLQALQAELAMVETEIQFALLLQRLPGVAQLRFHDGTPFADATTRGWIDSQVSHHLQARVPPRNIARVGPAPWEEALQTVAPLLRKEGLKAAVQAYKNAMQAARGDRARFYWRLGLARLCIQGAKHELARIQLEQLEQELQHGSLHRWEPDLTLEVLQLLYACYDVLPQGHGLRERKDDVYRKLCQVDLEAVLQ is encoded by the coding sequence ATGGTTTATTCAGACAAACTTTCTGCTTATTACTTGAAACTTGCCCGGTCGCCGATTTCGGTTGACTGTTTTGCAGGGGAGGATATGCGTTTTTCGGCGGGATACGAAGCGCTGGAAAGTGAGCTGGAAAAAGCCCGCTCGATCCATGGCAACAGCCAGCCGGACTGGCAGTCCGTAGTGGACCAAAGTGAAGCCTTGTTGCGTCACGAATCCAAGGATTTGCGGGTGGTTGCCTGGTTGACATGGGCTCTGTATCAACGCGAGTCCTTTTCCGGCCTGCTCGCCGGGCTCGGCCTGTTGCGCGACCTGTGTGAGCACCATTGGGCGACGGTTCACCCCCTCAAGCAGCGTACCCGCATTGCGGCCTTTGGCTGGTTGGTACAGCGCATTGAACCGGTGTTGGCGCAGAGTTTTTCGCTCAAGCACCAGCGTTCCCTGTTCCAGTGCCTGGCCGAGCAATTGTCCGACCTTGACCAGTTGTGGGTCAGGCACCTGGGGGACGATGCGCCGTTGCTACTGGCTGCGCGCAGGCAACTGGCGGACAAGCTGCAACAGGCCCAGGAGAACGATCCGCCGCCATCCGGGGTGAGCGGGGTGGTTGCCCAGGTCAAGCAGGTCGCGACCCAACTGCTGGCGCCTGAGCCGGTGGTGAACAACGAAAAAGACGTTCACAGGCTCCTGCGTACGCTGCAGGACGGCGCTCGACCGCTGTGTACCTGGTGGCTGCGCCAGAACGCCACTGACCTGCGGGCCTTGCGCCTGAACCGGACGCTGGGCTGGCTGGGTATCACTGGTCTTCCCGACAGCAACAGCGAACAGATAACGCCGTTGCGTGGGTTGCTGCCCGACAAACTCAAGCGCTACCAGGAGCGCTTTGCCCAAGGGCATTACGCCGACCTGTTGCTGGAGCTTGAGGCCAGCCTGGCGGGCGCGCCTTTCTGGTTTGACGGCGTGCGCATGCTCTGGGAGTGCCTCCAGGCGCTGCAGGCCGAACTGGCGATGGTCGAGACAGAGATTCAGTTCGCCCTGTTGCTGCAACGATTACCGGGGGTCGCTCAATTGCGCTTCCACGATGGAACACCCTTTGCCGACGCTACCACTCGCGGGTGGATCGACAGCCAGGTCAGTCACCACCTGCAGGCAAGGGTGCCGCCCAGGAATATTGCCAGAGTTGGTCCGGCGCCATGGGAGGAGGCCTTGCAGACGGTCGCTCCGTTGCTGCGCAAGGAGGGGCTGAAGGCCGCTGTCCAGGCCTACAAAAACGCCATGCAGGCTGCGCGAGGTGACCGTGCCCGGTTTTATTGGCGCCTGGGCCTGGCTCGGTTGTGTATCCAGGGTGCCAAGCATGAGTTGGCCAGGATCCAGCTTGAACAGCTTGAGCAGGAGTTGCAGCACGGCAGCCTGCATCGCTGGGAACCGGACCTGACCCTGGAGGTGTTGCAACTGTTGTACGCCTGTTACGACGTATTGCCCCAGGGCCATGGTCTGCGCGAGCGCAAGGACGATGTCTATCGCAAGCTGTGCCAGGTCGATCTGGAAGCGGTACTCCAATAG
- the tssC gene encoding type VI secretion system contractile sheath large subunit: protein MTTSPSAQATPLDSAYSILDDIIAQTRLTADDGTYDIARRGVAAFIEELIKPQNRGEPVKKQLVDRMIAEIDAKLSRQMDEILHHPDFQALEAAWRGLQLLVDRTDFRENIKIELLNVSRQDLLDDFEDSPEVVQSGLYKHTYSAEYGQFGGQPVGAIIANYFLSPSAPDVKLMQYVSSVACMAHAPFIAAAGPGFFGLESFTGLPDLKDLKDHFEGPQFAKWQSFRQSEDARYVALTVPRFLLRTPYDPVDCPVKTFAYNEHVVSSHEHYLWGNTAYAFATRLTDSFARFRWCPNIIGPQSGGTVEDLPLHHFQSMGEIETKIPTEVLVSDRREYELAEEGFIALTMRKGSDNAAFFSASSVQKPKRFGISAEGKAAELNYRLGTQLPYMMIVNRLAHYLKVLQREQLGSWKERTDLELELNKWIRQYVADQENPSAEVRGRRPLRAARVVVSDVDGEPGWYRINLSVRPHFKYMGADFTLFLVGKLDKE from the coding sequence ATGACCACTAGCCCTAGCGCCCAGGCCACCCCCCTGGATAGCGCATACAGCATTCTCGACGACATCATCGCCCAGACCCGCCTGACGGCCGATGATGGAACCTACGACATCGCCAGGCGCGGTGTGGCGGCCTTTATCGAGGAATTGATCAAGCCACAAAACCGAGGCGAGCCGGTCAAGAAACAACTGGTGGACCGCATGATTGCCGAGATCGACGCCAAGCTCAGCCGGCAAATGGACGAAATCCTCCACCATCCCGACTTCCAGGCACTGGAAGCGGCCTGGCGGGGTTTGCAGCTGCTGGTGGATCGCACCGACTTCCGGGAAAACATCAAGATCGAGCTGCTCAACGTCTCGCGGCAGGACCTGCTGGACGATTTCGAGGACTCGCCGGAGGTTGTGCAGTCGGGCCTCTACAAACATACCTACAGCGCCGAATACGGTCAGTTTGGTGGTCAGCCTGTCGGCGCCATCATCGCCAACTATTTCCTGTCGCCCAGCGCGCCTGACGTCAAGCTGATGCAATACGTATCCAGCGTCGCCTGCATGGCTCATGCACCGTTCATTGCCGCCGCCGGGCCGGGTTTCTTCGGTCTGGAGAGCTTTACCGGCCTGCCGGACCTGAAGGATCTGAAAGACCATTTCGAAGGGCCGCAGTTTGCCAAATGGCAGAGCTTCCGCCAGAGCGAGGATGCCCGTTACGTGGCCTTGACGGTGCCACGCTTTCTCCTGCGAACGCCCTACGACCCGGTGGACTGCCCGGTCAAGACCTTCGCCTATAACGAGCATGTGGTCAGCAGTCATGAGCATTATCTGTGGGGCAATACGGCCTACGCCTTTGCCACGCGCCTGACTGACAGCTTCGCCCGCTTCCGTTGGTGCCCCAACATCATTGGCCCGCAAAGCGGGGGCACGGTGGAAGATCTGCCGCTGCATCACTTCCAGAGCATGGGCGAAATCGAAACCAAGATCCCCACCGAGGTGCTGGTCTCCGACCGTCGTGAGTACGAGCTGGCGGAGGAGGGCTTCATTGCCCTGACGATGCGCAAGGGCAGCGACAACGCGGCGTTCTTTTCCGCCAGTTCCGTGCAGAAACCCAAGCGCTTCGGCATCAGCGCCGAGGGCAAGGCCGCCGAGTTGAACTACAGGCTGGGCACCCAACTGCCGTACATGATGATCGTCAACCGCCTGGCGCACTATTTGAAAGTGCTGCAGCGCGAGCAGTTGGGTTCATGGAAGGAGCGCACCGACCTGGAGTTGGAGCTCAACAAGTGGATCCGCCAGTACGTGGCCGACCAGGAGAACCCCAGCGCCGAGGTGCGGGGGCGACGACCGCTGCGGGCGGCACGGGTCGTCGTCAGTGACGTCGATGGCGAGCCGGGCTGGTATCGCATCAACCTCAGCGTACGCCCGCATTTCAAATACATGGGGGCGGATTTCACCCTGTTCCTGGTTGGCAAGCTCGATAAAGAATGA
- the tssE gene encoding type VI secretion system baseplate subunit TssE, protein MSHYSGFLERLAGTAPQSTGRTPLACVAASVATHLGNMLSTRAGSVQTLPDYGLPDLNDMRLSLHESLSQARFLIERFIAAYEPRLSNVRVVALPRDRDPLALAFDIQGALTIDGVVQTVVFCASLTGNGRVEVAPGVL, encoded by the coding sequence ATGAGTCACTACAGCGGCTTCCTTGAGCGCCTTGCAGGCACCGCGCCTCAGTCGACGGGGCGCACGCCACTCGCCTGTGTCGCCGCGTCGGTGGCCACCCACCTGGGCAACATGCTCAGCACCCGAGCGGGCAGTGTGCAGACGCTGCCCGACTATGGCCTGCCGGACCTCAATGACATGCGTCTGAGCCTGCACGAATCCCTCAGCCAGGCACGCTTTCTGATCGAGCGGTTTATCGCGGCCTACGAACCGCGCTTGAGCAACGTACGGGTCGTTGCGTTGCCACGGGATCGCGACCCGCTAGCCCTGGCCTTTGATATCCAGGGCGCGTTGACCATCGACGGCGTCGTGCAAACCGTGGTGTTTTGCGCAAGCCTGACGGGCAACGGACGTGTCGAGGTCGCCCCAGGTGTCCTTTAA
- the tssB gene encoding type VI secretion system contractile sheath small subunit: MAKEGSVAPKERINITFKPAIGGAQEEVELPLKLLVLGDFTQREDTRKVEDRKPIGIDKNTFDEVLAKQALSLQLGVPNRLQETDEADELPIQVRINAMRDFNPAQLVEQVPQLKKLMELREALVALKGPLGNTPSFRKAIESALADDQARARVLAELGLNSPDP, from the coding sequence ATGGCCAAAGAAGGTTCGGTCGCCCCCAAGGAACGCATCAACATCACGTTCAAGCCGGCCATAGGCGGTGCCCAGGAAGAGGTTGAGCTACCCCTGAAGCTGCTGGTCCTGGGTGACTTCACCCAGCGCGAAGACACACGCAAGGTCGAAGACCGCAAGCCCATCGGTATCGACAAAAACACGTTCGACGAGGTGCTGGCCAAGCAAGCCTTGAGTCTGCAGCTGGGTGTTCCCAATCGACTGCAGGAAACCGATGAAGCCGATGAGTTGCCCATCCAGGTCCGCATCAACGCCATGCGGGACTTCAACCCGGCCCAACTGGTCGAGCAGGTTCCGCAATTGAAAAAGCTGATGGAGTTACGTGAGGCGCTGGTCGCGCTCAAAGGCCCCCTGGGCAATACACCGAGCTTTCGCAAGGCCATAGAAAGCGCCTTGGCCGATGACCAGGCCCGTGCACGGGTATTGGCCGAACTGGGGCTGAACAGCCCCGACCCATGA
- the tssF gene encoding type VI secretion system baseplate subunit TssF, giving the protein MSFNRYYQSELNALRQLGRRFCERNPALAPFLGDSGRDPDVERLLEGFAFLTGRLRQKLDDQLPELSHSLMHLLWPNYMRPLPAFSMLQFAPLLRAGPAVTVERDTPVESVAIDGERCRFRTCYATDVLPLQISALDYSAQGEGALLSLRLEMTAEGHMGELLLEHLRLHFAGERYVSQMLYVSLLRHLHGIELLLLDGQGEPLLAHDGQVRSLQLPACEVQPAGFSEAEALLPYPPNAFTGYRHLQEYFAFPDKYLFVDVGGLDVLQTLPVDVLKQVRGVELRFKLGQRNPEQVQPTLDNVKLFCTPVVNLFKHDGVPIRLDGRQDEYLLLGADYAPGHCAVFSVDQVTGWRPGGLGYQTYVPFESFEHDEQTACYSIRQRPSVQHSGLDTYLSFGSRQSGDQETLSVEMTCTNHDLPRKLRIGDINQACEQTPEFLSFSNITAATPGIAPPLDSDFLWKLISNMSLNYLSLSDINALKVVLETYDLPRYHDRQAEKVSIRRLGGLRSISQRPIDRLHGGLPIRGVAIDLTVDLQHFLGEGDLFVFASVLNEFFALYASLNSYHELRVTSTQGEVYLWPSRMGLQALL; this is encoded by the coding sequence GTGTCCTTTAACCGCTATTACCAGAGCGAACTCAATGCCTTGCGGCAGTTGGGGCGACGCTTCTGCGAACGCAATCCGGCGCTTGCCCCGTTCCTCGGGGACAGTGGCCGGGATCCGGATGTCGAGCGGTTGCTTGAGGGCTTTGCGTTCCTGACGGGCCGCTTGCGACAGAAGCTCGACGACCAGTTGCCCGAGCTCAGCCATTCGCTGATGCACCTGTTGTGGCCCAACTACATGCGCCCATTACCCGCGTTCAGCATGTTGCAGTTCGCACCGCTGCTGCGTGCCGGGCCGGCAGTCACGGTCGAGCGGGACACGCCGGTGGAAAGTGTGGCGATTGACGGTGAGCGTTGCCGTTTTCGCACCTGTTATGCAACGGATGTGCTTCCCCTGCAAATCAGCGCGCTGGATTACTCGGCCCAGGGGGAGGGTGCCTTGTTGAGCCTGCGCCTGGAGATGACCGCCGAAGGACATATGGGCGAACTGTTGCTTGAGCACCTGCGCTTGCATTTTGCCGGGGAACGCTACGTCAGCCAGATGCTGTACGTGAGTCTGCTGCGCCACCTGCACGGTATCGAACTGCTGCTACTCGATGGCCAGGGCGAACCGCTGCTGGCCCATGACGGGCAGGTGCGGTCACTGCAACTGCCGGCCTGCGAGGTTCAGCCAGCAGGTTTTTCAGAAGCAGAGGCATTGCTGCCTTATCCGCCAAATGCGTTCACTGGGTATCGGCATCTGCAGGAGTATTTTGCGTTTCCAGACAAGTATCTGTTTGTCGACGTCGGTGGTCTGGATGTTCTGCAAACCTTGCCGGTTGACGTGCTCAAACAGGTGCGGGGCGTTGAGTTGCGCTTCAAGCTTGGCCAGCGCAATCCCGAGCAGGTGCAGCCCACACTGGACAACGTGAAGCTGTTTTGCACGCCGGTGGTCAACCTGTTCAAGCACGATGGAGTGCCGATCCGACTGGATGGCCGGCAGGACGAGTATCTGCTGCTGGGGGCTGACTATGCGCCAGGTCATTGCGCGGTGTTCTCCGTCGACCAGGTCACGGGATGGCGTCCGGGTGGCCTGGGCTACCAGACGTATGTGCCATTCGAGTCGTTCGAGCACGATGAGCAGACCGCGTGCTACAGCATCCGCCAGCGGCCCTCCGTGCAACACAGCGGGCTGGATACCTACCTGAGCTTTGGCAGTCGCCAGTCCGGTGATCAGGAAACCCTGTCTGTCGAGATGACCTGCACCAACCATGATTTGCCGCGCAAATTGCGTATCGGTGACATCAATCAAGCGTGCGAGCAAACACCCGAATTCCTGTCCTTCAGCAATATCACGGCAGCCACCCCTGGCATTGCGCCCCCGCTGGACAGCGACTTTCTCTGGAAGCTGATCAGCAACATGTCGCTCAACTACCTGTCCCTGAGCGATATCAATGCGCTGAAAGTGGTGCTCGAGACCTATGACCTGCCGCGCTACCACGATCGCCAGGCGGAAAAAGTCAGCATCCGCAGGCTGGGCGGGTTGCGCTCGATCAGCCAGCGGCCGATTGACAGATTACACGGCGGTTTGCCGATTCGAGGTGTGGCAATCGACCTGACCGTCGACCTCCAGCACTTCCTCGGAGAGGGCGACCTGTTTGTGTTTGCCTCGGTCCTCAACGAGTTTTTTGCCCTGTATGCGAGCCTCAACTCGTATCACGAACTGCGTGTTACCAGCACACAAGGAGAGGTGTACCTATGGCCATCCCGGATGGGCCTGCAGGCTCTGCTTTAA